A region of the Flintibacter sp. KGMB00164 genome:
CTGGATCGGCGGCTACCCCGACGGTAGCTTCCGGCCCAACAACTTCATCACCCGTGCCGAAGTGACGGTCATTGTCAACAATATGTTGGGCCGCAGCGCAGACGAGCGATACATTGACCGCAATGCAGATAAGCTGGTGTATTTTACAGACCTGACGGACAAGTATTGGGCTTACTACACCATCATGGAGGCCACCAACAGTCACGACTATACAAAAGAAGGCAACACGGAGTCTTGGATCAAGCTTAATTACATGCAAAATTATAAGGGCCTACAAGCTTGAAAAAATCTAAGCTTTGACCAAATGGTGAACTATTAGAGGGGAAAACAGATGATTTATCGCCCCTTTTGTTCCACCGGCGGTTAAACCACCGCCAAATCCAATACCGCTATCCGCCGAAAAGGCGCAGACAACCAACTGGTTGTCTGCGCCTCATTTATTTCTCGACACATTATCCGAGTATTCTGCTGGAAACTCTGGGAGACATTGAGGTGGAATATGGAGGTGTGGATTGATTTTGCACTGTCCTATCCCAATCCGAAAAAACGCTGAAAATTTAGAAAAAATTGCAATTTGGCGAAAAAAGATGCTTCTGCCGCTCCACCTCGTGGTTTTTGTTGACCAGCCAAAAATCAACGAAAATCAAAGGAAGGACCAATATGTTTAAATGCAATAGTGACTATGCTCTGAATTAAAAGGTTCCGGACACCATCAAATGTAAAAACACTACTGGAATACATATCCGTCTGACCCGTGCCGACTTCTCAAGCGCAGAGAAGTTTGAAAAACAGAAATGCTCGAGAAGCTCTGCGCAATGGCAGCAGAGTGCCAAGACCATGATATATCACAATATAGAAAAGACAGACCTGTGTAAACAAGTCTGTCTTTGGTGGACCTGATGGGATTCGAACCCACGACCTCTCGGATGCGAACCGAACGCGCTCCCAACTGCGCTACAGGCCCAGATATTCAATTCAGCTTTTGTATTATACCAGATTTTTAAAAAATGTAAAGCCCAATTTTGAAGATATCTATGAGAAGCGGCCAGATTTGGAAAAATAGGTTGCCATTTTGGGGGAAGTATAGTAAAATACAGTCTAGCTTGTTTTGCACTTCGGCGCAAAGCAAGGCCGCACTAGTTGGGGAGATAGCGGTGCCCTGTACCTGCAACCCGCTACAGCAGGGATGAATCCCGGCCCCCGGACGTGCGATGTGTCGTCTGACCTGGAAAAGCAGTGATGATAGACCGGTCCCGCGCAACGTGGCCCCGTGAACCGTGTCAGGCGGGGAACCGAGCAGCACTAAGCGGCAAGCCGCGTGTGCCGTGGGGTTACTGTTCTTGAGCCGGCTGTCCAGGTAACGGGCATACCGCGCGCTTCAAAGGCCGGTGTGCGGCCTTGCTTTTCGCCGAAGTTTTCTTTTTTCGAGGTGATTTTAACGTGTATCAGGCCCTGTACCGCAAGTGGCGCCCCCGCACCTTTGACGACGTGGTGGGGCAGGAGCATATCACCCAGACCCTGAAGCAGCAGGTGTCCGGCGGACGGCTGAGCCACGCCTACCTGTTCACCGGAACCCGGGGAACCGGAAAGACCACCTGCGCCAAGATCCTGTCCCGGGCGGTGAACTGTCAAAGCCCGGTCAATGGCAACCCCTGCAACCAGTGCCCCGCCTGCCTGGGCATTGAGAACGGGTCTATCCTGGACGTGCTGGAGCTGGACGCCGCCTCCAACAACGGCGTGGATCAGGTTCGAGCCCTGCGGGACGAGGCGGTATACACCCCCGCGGCGGTGAAAAAGCGGGTCTACATTGTGGACGAGGTGCACATGCTCTCCACCCCCGCCTTCAATGCACTGCTGAAGATTTTGGAGGAGCCTCCGGCCCACCTGATGTTTATCCTGGCCACCACCGAGCTTCATAAGGTGCCTGCCACCATCAAGTCCCGGTGCCAGCAGTTTTCCTTTAAGCGCATCCTGCCCGGCCAGATCGCTCAGCGTCTGGGATATGTGGCCCAGCAGGAGGGAATTGACCTGACAGAAGAGGGAGCCGCTCTGCTCTCCCGCCTGGCCGACGGCGGCCTGCGGGACGCTTTGTCCCTGCTGGACCAGTGCGCCGGAGGCGGACAGCGGGTAGACGAGCAGGAGATTCTGGACACCCTGGGCCTGGCAGGTAATCTGGAGACCGCCAAGCTCATGGGTCAGCTGGCCCAGCGGGATACCGCCGCAGCGTTGGAGACCCTGTCCCGCCTGTACCGCAACGGAAAGGATGTAGGCTCGGTGCTCTCCGAGCTTTCCGGCCTGGCCCGGGATCTGCTGCTGCGCAAGACCGCGCCCCGGGGTGGAGCCGCCCTGCTTACCGGCGGATATGATGAGTCCACCATGCGAGCCCTGGGCGAACAGTTTACTGCCCAGCGGCTGCTGCAGATTTTGAAAACCTTACAGGAGACACTGCCTGAACTGAGCCGCAGTGTCAACCGCCGTACTGACGCGGAACTGTGTCTTATCCGGCTCAGCGACGAGGGACTGGACGAGTCCTTTGCAGGCCTGTCCGCCCGGGTAGCCCGGCTGGAGGAACAGCTGGCCAAGGGTGTGCCCGTCCAGGCACAGCCGGCCCAGAGTGCTCCGTCCGCGCCTGTGCAGGCGCCGGTCAAGCCGGCGGTTGAGGATACGCCTCCCTGGGAGGAGGAACGTCCGCCTCTGCCTCCGGAACCGGAAGAGGAGCCCTCCTGGCCTGAGCCGGAGGCTGTTCTGGCCAGCGCACCCGTACCCCAGGCTCCGGCTCCCACGGTCCAGGTGCCCCCTGCTCAGGCAGCTCCTGCGCAGTCAGCTCCGGCTGGGGGAATGCAGGGCGGAACCTCTGCCTTCTGGCCCTCCTTTGTGGCCGGACTGCGGGGCAAGGTGCCTGCCTCGGTACTGCCTTACCTGAATAACCCCGCCAAGGTCACCGGCGTGTGGAAAAACAAGGCTTTGACCCTGTGGACGGATACCGAGTTCACCCGGGCCATGCTGAATAAACCCCCGGTCCTTCAGGGCCTGGCCCAGGCAGCCGATGTCTGCTTTGGTGTAACCGGCGCCCGGGTATCGGTGATCGCAGGAAAACCCCCGGCAGAGGATCTGGCCGCTCCGGCGCCTGCTGCGCAGGCTGTTCCGGCACAGGGGAGCGGGGATGCTCTGGATGCCCTGCTGGCCTTTGGGGAGAAGTTTGACAACATTAAAATACAGTAACACAGAATAAGGAGTGTTTTGGCTATGGCAAAGGGATTTAACAGCCGCGGACTGGGCGGCATGGGCGGCGGCATGAACATGAACATGATCAAGCAGGCCCAGAAGATGCAGCAGGACATGATGAAGATGCAGCAGGAGCTGCAGGAGAAGGAGTACACCGCGGCTGCCGGCGGCGGCGTGGTCACTGCCACCGTCAACGGCAAGCACGAGCTGAAGAATCTGGAGATCGACCCCGAGGCCGTGGATCCCGATGATGTGGAGATGCTCCAGGATCTCATTGTGGCCGCAGTGAACGAGGCCATGCGCAGCGCCGATAACGACGCCTCCAGCTCCATGCAGAAGCTGACCGGCGGACTGGGCCTGCCCTTCTGAAAATGGATCAACAAACGGGACGGTTTCCTTGCTGGGGAGCCGTTCCGTTTTGTATTAAACATACAAAATGTTTAAAAGGGCAGAGAAATTCAAAAAAAGGTGACTTTTTTCTTTACAGACTGGAA
Encoded here:
- a CDS encoding YbaB/EbfC family nucleoid-associated protein, whose protein sequence is MAKGFNSRGLGGMGGGMNMNMIKQAQKMQQDMMKMQQELQEKEYTAAAGGGVVTATVNGKHELKNLEIDPEAVDPDDVEMLQDLIVAAVNEAMRSADNDASSSMQKLTGGLGLPF
- the dnaX gene encoding DNA polymerase III subunit gamma/tau, producing the protein MYQALYRKWRPRTFDDVVGQEHITQTLKQQVSGGRLSHAYLFTGTRGTGKTTCAKILSRAVNCQSPVNGNPCNQCPACLGIENGSILDVLELDAASNNGVDQVRALRDEAVYTPAAVKKRVYIVDEVHMLSTPAFNALLKILEEPPAHLMFILATTELHKVPATIKSRCQQFSFKRILPGQIAQRLGYVAQQEGIDLTEEGAALLSRLADGGLRDALSLLDQCAGGGQRVDEQEILDTLGLAGNLETAKLMGQLAQRDTAAALETLSRLYRNGKDVGSVLSELSGLARDLLLRKTAPRGGAALLTGGYDESTMRALGEQFTAQRLLQILKTLQETLPELSRSVNRRTDAELCLIRLSDEGLDESFAGLSARVARLEEQLAKGVPVQAQPAQSAPSAPVQAPVKPAVEDTPPWEEERPPLPPEPEEEPSWPEPEAVLASAPVPQAPAPTVQVPPAQAAPAQSAPAGGMQGGTSAFWPSFVAGLRGKVPASVLPYLNNPAKVTGVWKNKALTLWTDTEFTRAMLNKPPVLQGLAQAADVCFGVTGARVSVIAGKPPAEDLAAPAPAAQAVPAQGSGDALDALLAFGEKFDNIKIQ